GCCCGTCGGCGCAGCGGACCACCTCCACGCCAGTCAAGAGAGTTTGCACACCCCCATTTCCACCCAAACTCCTAATATtctccaccacgtcctcctcctggcgcgcagACCTCTTCTTCCTGCACTGGGTCGCGATGCAAAACTTGCCTGAGCCCAGGTTCACCAAGGCACGCCCCACCGGCAGCAACTCATCAGGCAGGAGACCGAGGTATTCCCAATCATGCAGGGGTGAAGGAGCAGATTCCGCCATGACAGAGGACGAAAGGTCAAATGCACATAACCGATTTTGCCAGGTGCCAGGGGCCTGGAGGCCGAACCAGAGTCCGAGCTCAGGGACATACTCTGCTGCGCGGTGGAAGGGCAGCACCCAGCTGCCGCTGTGGCTCGACACCTCCCTCGAAACATCAAAGGTGTAGGTGCCGTGCTTGGACGACGCGCATATGGCAGCAGAGCTATCGATCACCGCCGCCGCAACGAGAGGGCTGCCGCGGGACGGCGGGGGCGGCAGAGGCCTCCAGTACCACTCATTGTACAGCAACGGATAGGTAGACAAGCCAACCTTGCAGTAATTGAAGAACTCAAAGCTGTCGTCCATGCTGTTCATGACGTAGAGGCCGTGGTCGTCTTCGTGGTCCAAGAAATTGCCGTTGATGCGTCGGTCCCTAATGGACAAGGTGATGGAATCATACGGCTTGCAGAAGTATGATCGGGGCGTGAGGACGAAAGACTTGGTGCCCATGTCGTAGACCGAGGAATTGCCGGAAGGGTCGGCGAACATGACACTGGTCTCTCCGACCTCGGGCAGGAGGTAGAAGAAGCGCATGTTGCTGGCGGCGACGGTGCTGGGCGGCGTCGAGAAGTTGACCAGCGTTCTTGGCAGGCGCTTGCAGCTCGAGATCGTCGATGGCCATATTCCcccatgcttcttcttcttcctccttgcgttTGCGTCTTCATGGGCTGTTGCTGCGTCCTTTGCTGTCGGGTAGAAGAGATGAGTGGAGAGGTTGATGCGGCACAGCGAATACATTCTACTGCCATACTCGTGCAGGACCATATTCAGAAACTTGCGAGCCATCGAACCAGCTACTCCTCCAGTATCCTGAGTCCCAAAGAGATTGGATACAATAGAATTAATTGACGGAACTTAAATACATCGGGAGTACTGTACTGTACCAATAGAGAGATCAAAAGGATGCCAAAGTTCATACCTGCAGGCTGCAGCTGCAGCAGTAATATGCAACTCTCTGAGCCTCCGGTTCTGCACTTTAGATCTAGAGCCTTCGGAGCGCGAACAAATTCCTAATTTTCAGAACAAAAAACTCTGCCGTGCAGCCATAGATATGAATCACGCACGCACGAGAGCAGGGAAGGCTTAAGCTGCTCGATCAGCGGGACAAGCTGCTGGATCCAGCCATGGCCTGCTGAGCTTTTGGAGGTGATCAGATGGGTTGGAGACGCcgggtagaatgcggcggcgttgCGAGGAGGCGCAGCGAAAATGAGCTAGACGAGTCTTCAGTTGTCGCTGGGCTGGGCCAACCAGGATAAATAGCTTCATTGGGTCTGCCCACGGAGAGGCTGCTTTCTTCATTGAAATCGCCAAATTACTCTTTGCAAAGATCACTCTCACCTTAATTACGACAAGTAACGCACTGTATATGTGTCACTTATCGCAATTTGAGAGTTTATTTTTTCTTCTTAAATTCGTTTATCAAAACGTTTTATCTTCTAAACCGTGCGTCCAATCTCGAGCAgttttcatcgttggattcctcGTGTCAAGATTTACAAAACTAaatctcatgttgataggtttcgaTAAACTTCCTTTTCACGAAAAAAGACGAAAAAAATCGTAccaataagggcatgtacaatggtgctattttagaagtgccacgtaggataaataatAAGGTGGGGGAGAGAGAACTtctaagaaaaggcttgtcttctcttatttaagataagacaagagatgatctcttagcacaatatgtctcatcacatttttaggaataactagttattgaagataataagactaagagatgacccattgtagacattttTCTTTGTCATttctaaattacatgcaaaattTAAAATAAGACTATCTTaccaaccattgtacatgccctaacaagTTTTTTCCCTTTTCTGAAGAGGCACGAGCATGACTCTCGggaaagcaaatccgtgcctctcacggaagaaaaaaaacACGTTTCTTCCCGCTGAAGCAAATCTATGCTTCCACGAGACGTAactccgtgcctctcgcggaagggaaaaagatgtgttttttttcctttccgagaggcacagtcacggaaggaaaaaaacgtgttttttcc
This window of the Triticum aestivum cultivar Chinese Spring chromosome 5D, IWGSC CS RefSeq v2.1, whole genome shotgun sequence genome carries:
- the LOC123124727 gene encoding uncharacterized protein, encoding MARKFLNMVLHEYGSRMYSLCRINLSTHLFYPTAKDAATAHEDANARRKKKKHGGIWPSTISSCKRLPRTLVNFSTPPSTVAASNMRFFYLLPEVGETSVMFADPSGNSSVYDMGTKSFVLTPRSYFCKPYDSITLSIRDRRINGNFLDHEDDHGLYVMNSMDDSFEFFNYCKVGLSTYPLLYNEWYWRPLPPPPSRGSPLVAAAVIDSSAAICASSKHGTYTFDVSREVSSHSGSWVLPFHRAAEYVPELGLWFGLQAPGTWQNRLCAFDLSSSVMAESAPSPLHDWEYLGLLPDELLPVGRALVNLGSGKFCIATQCRKKRSARQEEDVVENIRSLGGNGGVQTLLTGVEVVRCADGLQLIHHKSQRYNIENVRIHCVL